In Aegilops tauschii subsp. strangulata cultivar AL8/78 chromosome 3, Aet v6.0, whole genome shotgun sequence, one genomic interval encodes:
- the LOC141020936 gene encoding uncharacterized protein, translating into MRVNCTNGDKTSNMYVHRNIPLRRSLSVIEPSDEGEEQAEEKQKSTPDAVMKHWNCDDTRIFFEDTIYFSGTAQEDVGHIKLIEEYIESMATTVDSNRWFRRSASSICSTQ; encoded by the exons atgagag tgaactgcacaaatggagacaagacttccaatatgtatgtgcaccgtaatatcccattgag gcgaagcttgtctgttattgaaccaagtgatgaaggggaagaacaagcggaagaaaaacaaaaatcaactcccgatgctgtaatgaagcactggaactgtgatgacacaa ggatcttctttgaagataccatatattttagtggaactgcacaagaagatgttggacacattaaattaatcgaggagtatatagaaagcatggccaccaccgtagatagcaacagatggttccggagaagtgcttcatctatatgctctacacaataa